The genomic interval AATTTCCAGTCGCTTTATTAGTAATTCTGTCATTGCTCAAACTTTTATTTTAGCTTTTAGTGGTGTATTAATTGGTTTGTTAGCCACTTTAGGTTCTGCGTTAATTTTACCAGAAGCTGTTCCTTTTCAAACAAATCTCCTCTTCTTTGGAGTGATTACTCTTTTAATGATTGTGGTTGCAATTGTGGGCGCTTTGTTCTCTGTCAGAGCAATTGTCAAAATTGATCCACTAAAAGCGATTGGATAGGAGAAATAATGAAAGCTATTGAATTAAAAAATGTCAAAAAATCTTTTAAGGATGGGGATGAAACAATAGAGGCTTTAAAAGAAACTAATTTCTCTGTTGATAAGGGTGAGTTTGTGGCAATCATTGGGCCTTCAGGTTCTGGAAAAAGTACCTTACTTACTATTGCCGGCGGACTGCAAAGTCCTTCTTCTGGGGAAATTTGGATTAATGGCCGAGCTTTAAATGAAAAAAAGGAGAAAGCACGCGCTAAGGTTCGTTTTGAAGAAATTGGTTTTATTTTACAAGCTTCTAATCTCGTGCCATTCTTAACGGTTAAGAAACAACTTCAATTGGTTGACAAGGTAAATAAGGCAAAAGAAAATAGAGCAGGCTTAGACTTACTCAAGCGTTTAGGGCTTGAAAAATTGGTGGATAAATATCCTGAGGAACTTTCTGGTGGAGAACGCCAACGGGTAGCTATTGTTCGTGCTTTATATAATGACCCTACAATCATTTTGGCTGATGAACCGACCGCAAGTTTGGATACTGAAAAAGCTTATGAAGTGGTTAAAATATTAGCTAAGGAAGCAAAAGAAAAAAATAAGGCAACAATTATGGTCACTCATGATTTACGTTTGGTTGATTATTGTGACAAAGTTTATCTGATGGAAGATGGGCGTTTAAATGAGAAAGTTGACTAAGTTTGAAGTCTTCGTATTTAGAATATGAAGACTTTTTTCATTATTTTACAACATGTTTGCTATAATAGATTCTAATAAGAAATTATTTTTAATAAATGGTCGGATTCTTATTCTAGAATAGCTAATTTATGGTAGAATGTTCTTATGAATATTGTTCTAAAATTAGAGACTAAAGAACGCCAACAGCTCGCTGAGAAATACAAATCCTATGAGCAAGTTTCCAAAAATCCTTACATCACTTTTTTTGCCAAGGTTGGGAAAACTTCTATCTCGGTTTATACTTCTGGAAAAGTTGTTTTTCAAGGAAACGAGGCTGAAAAATTAGCGAGTGACTTTGGTCATATTGCTCAAGTCGTTCCTCAAAAACAAACAAATCTTATTGGGACTGACGAGGTGGGCAACGGGTCATATTTTGGTGGTTTAATGGTTACTGCTAGTTTTGTCAGTGAAGAAAACTTGAATTTTCTAAAGGAAATTGGAGTCGCTGATTCTAAAAAATTAACTGACGAAAAAATTTGTCAAATTGCTCCAAAATTGATTGATAGAATTCCACATGTTGCTTTAGTGGTTGAACCTGCCAAGTATAATGAGGTGATTGCTTCTGGTTATAATGCTGTCAGCATTAAAGTTGCTCTCCATAATCAAGCCATTTATCTTCTTGAAAAACAATTAGGTCATAAGCCTGAAAATATTGTTATTGATGCTTTCACAACGGAAGCAAATTATAAAAAATATGTTAATAAAGAACAAAATCATCCGCTGACAAAGGTAACTTTACTGACAAAAGCTGAAGATCAGTTTCTGGCTGTTGCTGTCAGTTCAATTATTTCTCGTTATCTTTTTTTAGAAAATCTAAAAAAATTATCTAAAGAATCAGGTTTCACGTTACCCAGTGGGGCAGGAAATTTATCTGACAAAATTGCAGCACAAATTATCAAAAGTCAGGGAGTTGATGCTCTGAATCAGTTAGCAAAACTTCATTTTGCTAATACACAAAAAGCGATTAAAATCGCTCAATTATAGAAAGTAAAATTATGATGAAATTTTTAAAAGAGTGGGGATTATTTCTCTTTATAATTATCGCTATTCTTCTCTCACGTGTCTTTCTTTGGTCACTTGTTGTTGTGGATGGTCATTCAATGGACCCAACTTTAGCTGACAAGGAACGTCTGGTTATTGTAAGAAAATCAACCATTAATCGTTTTGATATTGTTGTTGCCAAAGAAGAAACAGCCGATGGTTCAACTAAAGATATCGTGAAACGTGTCATTGGAATGCCTGGAGATACTATAAAATTCGACCACGACCAACTCACAATCAATAACAAAGTTTATCCAGAAAATTATCTCAAAGATTACCAAAAGCAACTTGCTGACGGTCAGTTGGAAAAAACTTACGGTAAGTATCCTTTAACAAATGCACTCAGTGAACAAAACCGCAGTTTGTTTGTTAGTTTAGCTCAAAGTACCAAAGCATTTACCACTGACAGCACTGGTAATCCAACCTTTACAGTAAAAGTTCCTGAGGGACAATACTTCCTGATGGGAGATAATCGGGTAGTTTCTCAAGATAGTCGCGCAGTTGGAACTTTCAAACGTTCAGCAATTGTTGGTGAAGCGAAATTACGAGTGTGGCCACTCAACAAAATTTCTTTCTTTTAAGTAAATAAATATAAAAAGTTACTGACAGAATGTCCTGTCAGTAACTTTTTATTTGTCATTAAATATATTTCCCAATTGAACATCAATTGAGCGGTTAGCAATGTCAATTCGATCAACTTTCAAGATTGATTTGTAATCATCAATCAATCGCTCACCTTTAAATGGTCCTTCAAGAAAAACGGCAACACCGGCAAGTAAACAATCAAATTCATGAACAAGACTTCTCATTCCATTAATTGTTCCTGCGCCTTTCATGAAGTCATCAACAATCAAAACATTTTGACCAATTGAAAGGCTCCGTTTGGATAAAGTCATATTTTCAACACGAGAGCTTGAGCCTGACATATAATTTACATTAAGCGTTGCTCCTTCGGTCACTTTAGGGTCACGACGAACAATTACGAAAGGAACATCTAGAATCTCAGCAACTGACTGAGCAATTGGAATCCCTTTTGTGGCAATAGTCATGACGACATCAACTTGCTTTTCATGATACTCATGAGCAATAATTTGACCGATTTTACGAAGATTTGATGGAGTACCCAAAATATCTGACAGATAAATATATCCTCCAGGTAAAATTCGATTTTCTTCACGTAAAAGTTCAGCAATTTCCTGACTCATTTCCAACGAACGTTCGTCAGTAATGTAAGGCGTAAACCGAACTCCTCCAAGGCTACCTGGGAAAGTTTCAACCAGACCTACTCCTTGGTTTTCAAAAACACGTTTGATAAATACTAAATCTTCTGAGATAGATGATTTGGCCACCTCATAATGTTTACTTAATTCATTTAAATTTAGCATTTGATTGGGATGATTAATTAAAAAATTTGTAAAATCAACTAAACGTTCGTTTCTTTTCATTTATTATCTCATCTCCTATTTGATAAGCTTATTATAGCATGGCATTTCCGAACATTCAAGTTTCACATGAAACAATTTTACTGACAGATTTCAGATTCATAAAATATTTTTCTGTCAGTAACGTTTCATTTTAAAATCAAAATAAAAAAAGCAGTATCACTTAGATATTGCTTTTTCACTTTTAGGAGTAAAGTTATGAAAAAATTTTTTTGGAATAAATATATTATAGCTTCACTGACTTAATGGTTCATTAAGTCAAGATAAAGTGAAACTAAACTAAAGAAAATCTTGTCAGTAAAAAAATAACCTGTCAGTACTGACAGGTTATCTCATATTATTAAAATTAAAACTTAGTC from Lactococcus lactis carries:
- the purR gene encoding pur operon repressor, with translation MKRNERLVDFTNFLINHPNQMLNLNELSKHYEVAKSSISEDLVFIKRVFENQGVGLVETFPGSLGGVRFTPYITDERSLEMSQEIAELLREENRILPGGYIYLSDILGTPSNLRKIGQIIAHEYHEKQVDVVMTIATKGIPIAQSVAEILDVPFVIVRRDPKVTEGATLNVNYMSGSSSRVENMTLSKRSLSIGQNVLIVDDFMKGAGTINGMRSLVHEFDCLLAGVAVFLEGPFKGERLIDDYKSILKVDRIDIANRSIDVQLGNIFNDK
- a CDS encoding ABC transporter ATP-binding protein, with protein sequence MKAIELKNVKKSFKDGDETIEALKETNFSVDKGEFVAIIGPSGSGKSTLLTIAGGLQSPSSGEIWINGRALNEKKEKARAKVRFEEIGFILQASNLVPFLTVKKQLQLVDKVNKAKENRAGLDLLKRLGLEKLVDKYPEELSGGERQRVAIVRALYNDPTIILADEPTASLDTEKAYEVVKILAKEAKEKNKATIMVTHDLRLVDYCDKVYLMEDGRLNEKVD
- the lepB gene encoding signal peptidase I, which produces MMKFLKEWGLFLFIIIAILLSRVFLWSLVVVDGHSMDPTLADKERLVIVRKSTINRFDIVVAKEETADGSTKDIVKRVIGMPGDTIKFDHDQLTINNKVYPENYLKDYQKQLADGQLEKTYGKYPLTNALSEQNRSLFVSLAQSTKAFTTDSTGNPTFTVKVPEGQYFLMGDNRVVSQDSRAVGTFKRSAIVGEAKLRVWPLNKISFF
- the rnhC gene encoding ribonuclease HIII → MNIVLKLETKERQQLAEKYKSYEQVSKNPYITFFAKVGKTSISVYTSGKVVFQGNEAEKLASDFGHIAQVVPQKQTNLIGTDEVGNGSYFGGLMVTASFVSEENLNFLKEIGVADSKKLTDEKICQIAPKLIDRIPHVALVVEPAKYNEVIASGYNAVSIKVALHNQAIYLLEKQLGHKPENIVIDAFTTEANYKKYVNKEQNHPLTKVTLLTKAEDQFLAVAVSSIISRYLFLENLKKLSKESGFTLPSGAGNLSDKIAAQIIKSQGVDALNQLAKLHFANTQKAIKIAQL